The Hymenobacter sp. GOD-10R genome includes a window with the following:
- a CDS encoding DUF2490 domain-containing protein, with protein MKRFLSLLVVSLLLAGQPLWAQKNFVQERQTWVGVFNQTRFSQRWGTWTDLHLRLHDQFVHDMFQTVARVGLTYYLTDDVRLTAGYAYVHHFPDGARRIGMPEHRPWQQVQWFTKFPKARLMQWVRLEERFRRNIRNNEALAPGYAFNYRTRFNMALFLPLTRRNFDPGSWQFLLNDEVMVNLGKEVRYNYFDQNRLFAGVAYQISKQAQVQAGYMHLFQQLPAGDTYRNQHTIRVFYFHNLDLRAASAQLPSSPQPY; from the coding sequence ATGAAGCGGTTTCTGTCTCTTCTCGTTGTAAGTCTGCTACTGGCTGGGCAACCCCTGTGGGCGCAGAAGAACTTTGTGCAGGAGCGCCAGACCTGGGTGGGGGTGTTCAACCAAACGCGCTTTTCGCAACGCTGGGGCACCTGGACGGATTTGCACCTGCGCCTGCACGATCAGTTTGTGCATGATATGTTTCAGACCGTTGCCCGCGTTGGCCTGACGTATTACCTCACAGATGATGTGCGCCTGACGGCTGGTTACGCCTACGTGCACCACTTCCCCGACGGGGCTCGGCGGATCGGCATGCCTGAACACCGCCCTTGGCAACAAGTGCAGTGGTTTACCAAATTCCCGAAGGCGCGACTCATGCAATGGGTGCGGCTGGAGGAGCGTTTTCGGCGAAATATCCGCAATAATGAGGCCTTGGCGCCGGGTTATGCTTTCAATTATCGAACCCGCTTCAACATGGCGCTGTTCCTGCCTCTGACGCGCCGCAACTTCGACCCCGGCAGTTGGCAGTTTCTGCTGAATGACGAGGTAATGGTTAACTTGGGCAAAGAAGTACGGTACAACTACTTCGACCAAAACCGCTTGTTTGCGGGTGTGGCGTACCAAATAAGCAAACAGGCGCAGGTACAAGCCGGTTACATGCACCTATTCCAACAGCTCCCGGCTGGCGACACGTACCGCAACCAGCACACCATCCGGGTGTTCTATTTTCATAACCTAGATCTGCGCGCTGCATCTGCGCAGCTACCTTCCTCGCCACAACCTTACTAA
- a CDS encoding TonB-dependent receptor — MLLLLANAVPAFAQDPIIAISGTIRDNNNHQPLPGVTVSVKGGTVGTQSDATGAFALKERLRFPFTLVFSFIGYETREIQVASASSRLQVSLESKSVLTNEVVVSASRVEESRLKSPVAIEKLDIRAIKETPAPSFYDALENVKGVQMTTSSLTFKVPNTRGFNIPNNFRFMQLVDGVDMQAATLGVPLGNAIGPTELDVASVEITPGAASALYGMNAINGMANLTTKSPFTYQGLSVYQKGGVNHVDGIDRKPSLLTESAVRWAQTIGETQRWAYKVNLSYLQGTDWLANTQTDQNPQNLATANPAFPELSGAYNPAADLWNRYGDDTNSSLTVNIPYNGKSQNFTVTRTGYYEKDLVNSTVRNIKADASLHYKLTDKLELSYGYRFGLMDGVFQRGNKIQLDGVTVQNHKLELKGTDFTVRAYSLIENTGNSYNLNPLALNLDLQNGSNAVWGAKFRTALQSSLQSGADLGNAMVAARAAADAGRAEPGTQAFRDLKAQIVGTNNWDSGVNVKGAPVPGGAALTQRSRTYHTEGIWNLGQRIKFADVLVGADARVYQIIPDGNNFVDFSLPLTERNQPGGDYVYYKKFGGFAQATKLLLADRLKLTGSLRVDYNPEFTPKVNPRIAAVYTVAEKHNFRASYQNGWRFPSLFEALSFVNNGNVRRVGGLARVNEGLNYLQNSYTRASIDRFNAAVNAYVAANNGTTASQAALLPQNRELLQVANLPNEQPEQINSYEVGYRSVLFDNKVSIDADAYYNIYSGFLGQVEVSVPKDASGNQVQVGSDDAVLAAVRSNRDARQDRYRVYTNARNDYKSYGSTLGVNYNFYQKFTVGGNVNYNNISANKQADIFVTGFNTPKWAINASFGNREVVRNLGFNIAWRRQSTFYWESPLANGRVPAYQTVDAQVNLRVPTLKTTIKVGGANLFNNRYIQYAAGPTIGGLYYIALTFDNTVLH, encoded by the coding sequence GTGCTTTTGCTTCTAGCCAACGCAGTACCGGCGTTTGCCCAAGACCCTATCATTGCCATCAGCGGCACCATCCGCGACAATAACAACCACCAACCACTGCCCGGCGTGACGGTCAGCGTGAAAGGAGGCACCGTCGGTACCCAGAGCGATGCTACGGGCGCTTTCGCCTTAAAAGAGCGGCTCCGCTTTCCGTTTACTTTGGTTTTCAGCTTTATTGGCTACGAAACCCGCGAAATTCAAGTGGCCAGCGCCAGCAGCCGTTTGCAGGTGTCGCTGGAGTCCAAATCGGTGCTGACCAACGAAGTCGTGGTATCGGCCTCTCGGGTAGAAGAAAGCCGTTTGAAGTCGCCAGTTGCCATCGAAAAGCTTGACATTCGGGCAATTAAGGAAACTCCGGCACCTAGCTTTTACGATGCGCTGGAAAACGTGAAAGGCGTTCAGATGACTACCTCGAGCCTCACGTTCAAAGTGCCGAACACCCGGGGTTTCAACATTCCGAACAACTTCCGCTTCATGCAGCTGGTGGATGGCGTGGATATGCAGGCGGCTACCCTCGGGGTGCCGCTCGGCAACGCCATTGGTCCGACCGAGCTAGACGTCGCCAGCGTGGAAATCACGCCCGGTGCGGCATCGGCGCTCTACGGTATGAACGCCATCAACGGTATGGCCAACCTAACCACCAAGAGCCCTTTCACCTACCAAGGTTTGAGCGTGTATCAGAAGGGGGGCGTAAACCACGTGGATGGTATCGACCGCAAACCTAGCTTGCTAACGGAATCAGCGGTACGCTGGGCTCAAACAATTGGCGAGACGCAGCGCTGGGCGTACAAGGTGAACCTGAGCTACTTACAGGGTACCGACTGGCTGGCCAATACCCAGACCGACCAAAACCCGCAGAACCTAGCTACCGCCAACCCAGCCTTTCCCGAACTATCGGGTGCTTACAACCCGGCGGCTGACCTCTGGAACCGCTACGGCGACGATACCAACTCTTCCCTGACGGTAAACATCCCATACAACGGTAAAAGCCAGAACTTTACGGTAACCCGCACGGGCTACTACGAAAAGGATCTGGTGAACTCCACCGTGCGCAACATCAAGGCGGATGCTAGCCTGCACTACAAGCTCACCGACAAGCTGGAGCTGAGCTACGGCTACCGCTTCGGCCTCATGGACGGTGTGTTTCAGCGCGGCAACAAGATCCAGCTCGACGGCGTGACGGTTCAGAACCATAAGCTAGAGCTGAAAGGCACCGACTTCACCGTACGCGCCTATTCGCTGATTGAGAACACGGGTAACTCTTACAACCTCAATCCACTGGCCCTGAACTTGGATTTGCAGAATGGCTCCAACGCTGTGTGGGGCGCCAAGTTCCGGACGGCTCTGCAAAGCTCCTTGCAATCGGGTGCGGACCTAGGCAACGCCATGGTGGCTGCCCGCGCCGCCGCCGATGCTGGTCGTGCCGAGCCGGGTACCCAGGCTTTCCGGGACTTGAAAGCGCAGATTGTTGGTACTAATAACTGGGACAGCGGCGTAAACGTGAAGGGTGCCCCCGTTCCGGGCGGTGCCGCGCTTACCCAGCGCAGTCGTACGTACCACACCGAAGGCATCTGGAACCTAGGTCAGCGCATCAAGTTTGCCGATGTGCTAGTTGGCGCCGATGCCCGCGTGTACCAGATCATTCCCGACGGCAACAACTTCGTAGATTTTAGCCTGCCTTTAACGGAGCGAAACCAGCCCGGTGGCGATTATGTGTATTACAAGAAGTTCGGCGGCTTTGCTCAAGCCACCAAGCTGCTGCTTGCCGACCGCCTGAAGCTGACTGGCTCGTTGCGCGTTGACTACAACCCGGAGTTTACGCCGAAAGTAAACCCGCGCATCGCCGCCGTGTACACCGTGGCCGAGAAGCATAATTTCCGCGCTTCCTACCAGAACGGCTGGCGCTTCCCGTCGCTGTTTGAGGCGCTTTCCTTCGTGAATAACGGCAACGTACGCCGCGTGGGTGGCCTAGCTCGCGTGAACGAAGGCCTGAACTACCTGCAAAATTCTTACACCCGTGCTTCCATCGACCGGTTCAACGCTGCTGTGAACGCCTACGTGGCAGCCAACAATGGCACTACTGCCTCGCAGGCTGCCCTGCTTCCGCAAAACCGGGAACTGCTGCAAGTAGCTAACTTGCCCAACGAGCAACCCGAGCAGATCAACTCGTACGAAGTAGGCTACCGTAGTGTGCTGTTCGACAACAAAGTGTCCATTGACGCCGATGCGTACTACAACATCTACTCGGGCTTTCTCGGTCAGGTAGAAGTAAGTGTGCCGAAAGATGCTAGCGGCAACCAAGTGCAAGTGGGTTCGGATGACGCCGTGCTAGCCGCCGTGCGCAGCAACCGTGACGCCCGCCAGGACCGCTACCGCGTGTACACCAATGCCCGCAACGATTACAAGAGCTACGGCTCTACGCTGGGCGTGAACTACAACTTCTACCAGAAGTTTACCGTGGGTGGTAACGTTAACTACAACAACATTTCCGCCAACAAACAGGCCGACATCTTTGTGACGGGCTTCAATACCCCGAAGTGGGCCATCAACGCTTCGTTTGGGAACCGCGAGGTAGTGCGTAACCTAGGTTTCAACATTGCGTGGCGTCGGCAGAGTACTTTCTACTGGGAAAGCCCGCTGGCTAACGGCCGAGTGCCGGCTTATCAAACGGTGGATGCGCAGGTCAACTTACGTGTGCCTACGTTGAAAACCACGATCAAAGTAGGCGGCGCGAATTTGTTCAATAACCGCTACATCCAGTACGCGGCGGGCCCAACCATCGGCGGGCTGTACTACATAGCGCTGACGTTCGACAACACGGTGCTTCACTAA
- a CDS encoding assimilatory sulfite reductase (NADPH) flavoprotein subunit, translating to MTSLQGTTLPAGLDDATLQQLSGNLTEQQLLWLSGYFYGRYSATTGAAPQLTAAPAAAAVAPAPAPVPTITVLFGSQTGNSKKVAKQLADAATGKGLKVEVKDMNDYATRNLAQEKLMLVVVSTQGEGDPPVSAEELHQFLFSKRAPKLPELRYSVLALGDKSYVEFCKTGRDFDERFAELGAQRILDRVDCDVDYETAAEEWIAAVLDKITSEFAPASAPAAAAAPTASASAAVKAEPAATVYSRKHPWEARVLESIQLNGRGSSKETYHLELDLAESGLHYEPGDALAVVPVNEDPLVEEVLKAARLPEGESVDLGTERLPLAAALANRRELSVLTRDVMERYAALAPHAQLQDLLTDTKQLQPYLYGRDIADLLTDFPTELSAQALVETLRPLPSRAYSIASSLLAHPDEVHLTVGAVRYEAFGRRKQGACSTFLADRIAVDDTVKVFVEHNEYFKLPQNTDTDIIMVGAGTGVAPFRAFVEERVELGAAGRNWLFFGNPNFTTDFLYQTEWQQYLKQGKLNQLHVAFSRDQAEKIYVQNRLLENSKEVYGWLENGAHFYVCGDKVRLGAAIQTALTEVVQREAGISSDAATDYVRNLKKQRRYLEDVY from the coding sequence ATGACATCTTTACAAGGCACAACTCTTCCCGCGGGCCTCGACGACGCAACGCTTCAGCAACTCTCGGGCAACTTGACCGAGCAACAACTGCTGTGGTTGAGTGGCTATTTCTATGGTCGCTACTCAGCAACTACCGGTGCGGCGCCGCAACTTACGGCTGCCCCGGCAGCTGCGGCGGTAGCGCCCGCACCTGCACCAGTGCCTACCATTACCGTACTCTTTGGTTCTCAAACAGGTAATAGCAAGAAGGTAGCAAAACAGCTAGCGGATGCTGCCACTGGTAAGGGCCTCAAAGTAGAGGTAAAAGACATGAACGACTACGCTACCCGCAATCTGGCGCAAGAGAAGCTGATGCTGGTGGTAGTGAGCACGCAAGGGGAAGGCGATCCGCCCGTGTCGGCGGAAGAACTGCACCAATTCTTGTTCAGCAAGCGGGCGCCAAAGCTACCCGAGCTACGCTATTCGGTGCTGGCCTTGGGCGATAAAAGCTACGTGGAGTTCTGCAAGACTGGCCGTGACTTCGATGAGCGCTTTGCCGAGCTAGGTGCCCAACGCATTCTAGACCGGGTCGACTGCGACGTAGACTACGAAACTGCTGCCGAAGAGTGGATTGCGGCCGTACTAGATAAGATCACCAGCGAGTTTGCTCCTGCGTCGGCACCTGCTGCCGCGGCTGCGCCCACCGCAAGTGCCTCGGCTGCTGTGAAAGCAGAACCGGCCGCTACAGTTTATTCGCGTAAGCACCCGTGGGAAGCGCGGGTGCTCGAAAGCATTCAGCTTAATGGCCGGGGTTCGTCGAAGGAAACGTACCACTTAGAGCTAGACCTAGCTGAGTCGGGTTTGCACTATGAGCCAGGCGATGCACTGGCAGTAGTGCCTGTCAACGAAGACCCACTTGTAGAAGAAGTGCTAAAGGCCGCCCGTTTGCCCGAAGGCGAATCGGTAGACCTAGGTACCGAGCGGTTGCCACTAGCAGCTGCTTTGGCCAATCGCCGGGAGCTGTCGGTGCTGACGCGTGACGTGATGGAGCGCTATGCTGCCCTGGCTCCGCATGCACAACTACAGGATCTGCTGACAGATACGAAGCAGTTGCAGCCTTACCTCTATGGCCGCGACATCGCCGACTTGCTCACCGATTTCCCTACGGAACTCTCCGCGCAGGCACTCGTAGAAACGCTGCGGCCGCTGCCGAGCCGGGCCTATTCCATTGCCTCCAGCTTGCTCGCTCACCCCGATGAAGTGCACCTCACGGTAGGTGCGGTGCGCTACGAAGCGTTTGGTCGGCGTAAGCAGGGTGCTTGCTCAACCTTCCTGGCCGACCGCATAGCCGTCGACGATACGGTAAAGGTGTTTGTAGAACACAACGAATACTTCAAGCTGCCCCAAAACACAGATACCGACATTATCATGGTAGGAGCGGGAACGGGTGTGGCGCCCTTCCGAGCTTTCGTGGAGGAACGCGTGGAGCTAGGTGCCGCCGGTCGCAACTGGCTGTTCTTCGGCAACCCCAACTTCACCACCGACTTCCTCTATCAGACGGAGTGGCAACAGTATCTCAAGCAAGGCAAGCTCAATCAGTTGCACGTAGCCTTTTCCCGCGACCAAGCCGAGAAAATCTACGTGCAGAACCGTCTGCTTGAAAACTCGAAGGAAGTATATGGCTGGCTGGAAAACGGCGCGCACTTCTACGTGTGCGGCGACAAAGTACGCCTAGGTGCTGCTATTCAAACAGCGCTGACAGAAGTGGTGCAGCGTGAGGCTGGTATCAGCTCAGATGCGGCCACCGATTACGTGCGCAATTTGAAAAAACAGCGTCGCTACCTCGAAGATGTATATTAG
- a CDS encoding sulfate adenylyltransferase subunit 1 — MDLLRFITCGSVDDGKSTLIGRLLYDSDSVSLDILAALENKPTVHGTVDLALLTDGLRAEREQGITIDVAYKYFTTPRRKFIITDAPGHVQYTRNMVTGASNADLAIVLVDARLGVIEQTRRHSMVAALLGIRHFVLAVNKMDLVGHSQEVFDKIVADYAEVTKQLRLSDIKAIPISALHGDNIVERSAFLTWYNGPSLLEYLESVPTTQEADVQESRFQVQYVIRPQTDELPDYRGYAGRIQSGSYRKGDKVTVLPSGIETTIEAIEINQQEVESAVAPQGVIIRLSEDVDVSRGDSIVPVKQVPHITRELEATLCWMAEAPLRSGRKFLLQHHSALVKASLPTILYKIDVQTFTHVATDEAKLNDIVRVRLKTAAPIVADPYRQNRDSGSFVLVDEQTGSTVAAGLIEATDPDLFTEAEPGALAFSI, encoded by the coding sequence ATGGATTTACTTCGTTTTATTACTTGCGGCAGCGTTGACGACGGCAAAAGTACGCTCATCGGGCGCCTGCTATATGACAGTGATTCAGTGTCACTGGATATCCTAGCGGCGCTTGAAAACAAGCCAACCGTGCACGGCACCGTAGACCTAGCCCTGCTCACCGACGGTCTGCGCGCCGAGCGCGAACAAGGCATCACCATCGATGTGGCGTACAAGTACTTCACCACGCCGCGCCGTAAGTTTATCATTACCGACGCGCCCGGCCACGTGCAGTACACCCGCAACATGGTGACGGGCGCTTCAAACGCCGACCTAGCCATCGTGCTGGTCGATGCGCGCCTGGGCGTGATTGAGCAAACGCGTCGTCACTCGATGGTAGCGGCTCTACTTGGCATCCGGCACTTCGTGCTGGCCGTGAACAAGATGGATTTGGTTGGGCACAGCCAGGAAGTGTTCGATAAGATTGTAGCCGATTACGCTGAGGTTACCAAGCAGCTCCGCTTGTCTGATATAAAGGCTATTCCGATCAGCGCCCTACACGGCGACAACATTGTGGAGCGTTCGGCCTTCCTGACGTGGTACAACGGACCTAGCTTGCTGGAGTACCTCGAAAGCGTACCGACCACCCAAGAGGCCGACGTACAAGAGTCGCGCTTCCAGGTGCAGTATGTTATTCGTCCTCAGACGGATGAACTGCCTGATTACCGCGGCTACGCTGGCCGGATTCAGAGCGGCTCGTACCGCAAAGGAGACAAGGTGACGGTGCTGCCTTCCGGTATTGAAACGACCATTGAAGCTATTGAGATCAACCAACAAGAGGTAGAAAGTGCTGTGGCACCGCAAGGCGTAATCATCCGCCTGTCCGAGGATGTGGACGTGAGCCGCGGCGACTCTATCGTGCCGGTGAAGCAGGTGCCGCACATCACGCGCGAACTGGAAGCCACCCTGTGCTGGATGGCCGAAGCGCCTTTACGCAGTGGTCGGAAATTCCTGCTTCAGCACCATTCGGCGCTAGTGAAGGCTTCGCTGCCCACGATTCTGTATAAAATCGACGTGCAAACGTTCACCCACGTTGCCACCGACGAGGCCAAGCTCAACGACATCGTGCGAGTACGGCTGAAAACGGCGGCGCCTATCGTGGCTGATCCATACCGTCAGAACCGCGACTCGGGCTCCTTCGTTTTGGTGGACGAGCAAACCGGCAGCACGGTTGCCGCTGGCCTGATCGAAGCCACTGACCCCGATTTATTTACCGAAGCAGAACCCGGCGCCCTAGCCTTCTCGATCTAG
- the cysD gene encoding sulfate adenylyltransferase subunit CysD has product MSTSHLDYLDRLEAEAIHIMREVAGQFERPALLFSGGKDSIVLTRLAEKAFRPGRFPFPLVHVDTGHNFPEVLAYRDELAARLGEKLIVRKVEDTIKQRGLRDATGKFPSRNPLQTYTLLDVIEEFEFDACIGGARRDEEKARAKERIFSVRDEFGQWDPKRQRPELWNIYNGKIQKGENVRVFPISNWTELDVWRYIQRENIALPSIYFGHERACVVLPSGQLLGLSEHLQLDENDEIVKRQVRYRTVGDSTCTAAVESDASTIDDIIEDLLLAKVSERGATRLDDNISEAGMEDRKRNGYF; this is encoded by the coding sequence ATGAGTACCTCTCATTTAGATTACCTCGACCGCCTAGAAGCCGAAGCAATCCACATTATGCGGGAAGTAGCCGGGCAGTTTGAGCGCCCCGCACTGCTATTTTCGGGTGGCAAAGATTCTATTGTACTAACGCGTCTGGCTGAAAAGGCTTTCCGTCCGGGGCGCTTCCCGTTTCCCTTGGTTCACGTTGACACTGGGCATAACTTCCCAGAGGTGCTGGCTTACCGCGACGAGCTAGCTGCCCGCCTGGGCGAAAAGCTCATCGTGCGCAAAGTAGAAGACACCATCAAGCAGCGCGGTCTACGCGACGCGACCGGTAAATTTCCGAGTCGCAATCCCTTGCAGACGTACACGCTGCTCGATGTAATCGAAGAGTTTGAGTTCGATGCCTGCATCGGTGGGGCTCGCCGCGATGAGGAAAAAGCGCGCGCCAAAGAACGCATCTTCTCCGTGCGCGACGAGTTCGGCCAGTGGGACCCCAAGCGGCAGCGCCCCGAGCTATGGAACATCTATAACGGCAAAATTCAGAAGGGGGAAAACGTGCGCGTATTCCCCATTTCCAACTGGACCGAGCTAGATGTGTGGCGCTACATTCAGCGCGAGAATATTGCCTTGCCGAGCATCTACTTCGGCCACGAGCGCGCCTGTGTGGTGCTGCCGAGCGGCCAGCTGCTCGGGTTAAGCGAGCACCTGCAACTAGACGAAAACGACGAAATAGTAAAGCGCCAAGTACGCTACCGCACCGTGGGTGACTCGACTTGCACGGCTGCTGTAGAGAGCGACGCTAGCACCATCGACGATATTATTGAAGACCTGCTTCTGGCGAAAGTCAGCGAGCGGGGTGCTACCCGTCTCGATGATAACATCTCGGAAGCCGGGATGGAAGATCGTAAGCGTAACGGCTATTTCTAA
- a CDS encoding phosphoadenylyl-sulfate reductase, with translation MQLPSEDRVNDLRQELAGRSAVEILTYAASLFPDKAVFSTSFGIEDQIISHLIFTNDLPVKVFTLDTARNFQETYSTWNKTLLKYEKPIETYFPDQQSVQELMLKKGPNSFYESVENRKECCYIRKVEPLNRALAGQHLWFTGIRAEQSANRQGMHNVEWDEAHQLIKVHPLFDWTWDQCWDYVREHGIPVNPLHKQGFVSIGCAPCTRAIQPGEDFRAGRWWWENQSAKECGLHTHGTHDGPDPVVEPITSTTPAPSN, from the coding sequence ATGCAACTACCATCTGAGGACCGGGTCAACGACCTGCGCCAAGAATTAGCCGGACGTAGTGCTGTTGAAATACTCACCTACGCCGCTTCTCTTTTTCCCGATAAAGCTGTTTTCTCAACTTCTTTCGGGATTGAAGATCAGATAATTAGTCATCTGATTTTTACGAATGATCTGCCGGTGAAAGTATTTACACTTGACACCGCGCGTAACTTCCAGGAAACTTACTCGACCTGGAACAAGACCCTGCTGAAGTACGAGAAGCCAATTGAAACATACTTCCCCGATCAGCAGAGCGTACAGGAGCTGATGCTCAAAAAAGGACCTAACAGCTTCTACGAAAGCGTAGAAAACCGCAAAGAGTGCTGCTACATCCGTAAAGTAGAGCCCTTGAATCGCGCACTAGCTGGTCAGCACCTGTGGTTTACGGGTATCCGCGCCGAGCAATCGGCCAACCGCCAGGGCATGCATAATGTAGAGTGGGACGAGGCGCACCAGCTTATCAAAGTGCACCCGCTGTTCGACTGGACGTGGGACCAATGCTGGGACTATGTGCGTGAGCATGGCATTCCGGTGAACCCGCTACACAAGCAAGGTTTCGTGAGCATTGGCTGCGCGCCCTGCACCCGCGCTATTCAGCCCGGCGAAGACTTCCGCGCCGGGCGCTGGTGGTGGGAAAACCAGTCGGCGAAGGAGTGCGGCCTGCATACCCACGGCACCCACGATGGGCCGGACCCGGTGGTGGAGCCTATTACGAGCACCACGCCTGCCCCGAGCAACTAA
- the lysA gene encoding diaminopimelate decarboxylase, with protein MSFTLPAELHAHSTPFYFYDLALLEQTLTALQQAAKPRGFHVHYALKANVNLPVLERIRQHGLGADCVSGGEVQRALDAGFAPQDVVFAGVGKSDVELNLALAADIWCFNVESVEELVVLDALAGAQNRRARVALRVNPNVDAHTHHYITTGLEANKFGISLSDLPSVVAQLPSLPNIELVGLHAHIGSQITNLSVFGELSQKLNELQDWLQDQGYSLPHLNVGGGLGIDYQTPDKNPIPDFETYFRTFEQHLVRRPGQKVHMELGRAVVAQCGTLISRVLFVKRSQQTQFAILDAGMTELIRPALYGSHHHIQNLSSQGAVQPYDVVGPICESSDRFGQEVLLPETKRGDLIALRSAGAYGEVMSSHYNLREKAPAYYA; from the coding sequence ATGTCCTTCACGCTACCGGCGGAACTTCACGCCCACTCCACTCCTTTCTATTTCTACGACCTAGCCCTGCTGGAGCAAACCCTCACGGCTTTGCAACAAGCCGCTAAGCCCCGCGGCTTCCACGTGCACTACGCCCTAAAAGCGAACGTCAACTTGCCCGTGCTGGAGCGTATCCGGCAGCACGGCTTGGGCGCCGACTGCGTGAGCGGCGGCGAAGTGCAACGCGCGCTGGACGCCGGCTTTGCGCCTCAAGACGTGGTATTTGCTGGCGTAGGTAAATCGGATGTGGAGTTGAACCTAGCCCTAGCCGCTGATATCTGGTGCTTCAACGTAGAATCGGTGGAGGAGCTGGTGGTGCTCGATGCGCTAGCTGGTGCCCAGAACCGGCGCGCCCGCGTGGCACTGCGCGTGAACCCTAACGTGGATGCACACACCCATCATTACATCACGACGGGTCTGGAAGCCAACAAGTTTGGCATTAGCTTATCCGACTTGCCGAGCGTGGTAGCTCAGCTGCCTTCGTTGCCCAACATTGAGCTGGTTGGGCTGCACGCGCATATCGGTTCACAGATTACGAATCTGAGTGTGTTTGGCGAACTCAGCCAAAAGCTGAACGAACTGCAAGATTGGCTGCAAGATCAAGGCTACTCCCTCCCCCACCTCAACGTGGGCGGCGGCCTCGGCATCGACTATCAAACGCCTGACAAGAACCCTATCCCGGACTTCGAAACCTACTTCCGGACCTTCGAGCAGCACTTGGTGCGGCGCCCCGGCCAGAAGGTGCACATGGAGCTAGGTCGCGCGGTAGTGGCGCAGTGCGGTACGCTCATCAGCCGCGTGCTGTTCGTGAAGCGCAGCCAGCAAACGCAGTTTGCTATCCTCGACGCCGGTATGACCGAGTTGATCCGTCCTGCGCTCTATGGCAGCCACCATCACATCCAGAATCTCAGCAGCCAAGGTGCCGTGCAGCCCTACGACGTGGTAGGCCCTATTTGTGAGTCGTCCGACCGGTTTGGGCAAGAGGTGCTGCTACCCGAAACCAAGCGCGGCGACCTTATTGCATTGCGATCGGCGGGAGCTTACGGCGAGGTAATGTCGTCGCATTATAACCTACGCGAAAAGGCGCCAGCATACTACGCTTAG